A window of the Brassica napus cultivar Da-Ae chromosome A2, Da-Ae, whole genome shotgun sequence genome harbors these coding sequences:
- the LOC125581644 gene encoding uncharacterized protein LOC125581644, with translation MPHRTRPLTGLLLFTGINAVLVQTITPVYDFVCFLPYWERRRERIRKEREAVAGSLNRTSSAQDTTQASVG, from the exons ATGCCACACAGAACAAGGCCTTTGACGGGACTCTTGCTTTTCACTGGAATCAACGCTGTTTTGGTGCAGACCATCACTCCTGTCTATGACTTCGTCTGCTTCTTGCCTTACTGGGAGAGAAGG AGAGAGCGAATCCGGAAGGAGCGTGAAGCGGTGGCCGGATCATTAAACAGAACATCCTCAGCACAGGATACTACTCAAGCATCTGTTGGTTGA
- the LOC106380550 gene encoding NAD-dependent protein deacylase SRT2 isoform X1, which produces MFLLFSDMFTMCQPLRSRGNLVMLFKGCRRFVRTTCRVSIPGGSLGNELKAPPRFLRDKKIVPDADPPHKEDIHKLYQLFEQSKRLTILTGAGISTECGIPDYRSPNGAYSSGFKPITHQEFTRSSRSRRRYWARSYAGWRRFAAAQPGPAHTALASLERAGRIDCIITQNVDRLHHRAGSDPLELHGTVYTVMCLDCGFSFPRDLFQDQLKALNPKWAEALESIDHGEPGSEKTFGMKQRPDGDIEIDEKFWEDGFHIPVCEKCQGVLKPDVIFFGDNIPKERATQAMEAAKQSDAFLVLGSSLMTMSAFRLVRAAHEAGAMTAIVNIGVTRADDIVPLKISARVGEILPRVLDVGSLGVPAV; this is translated from the exons ATGTTTCTCTTATTTTCAGACATGTTCACCATGTGTCAACCACTTCGGTCTAGAGGAAACTTAGTGATGCTGTTTAAAGGATGTAGACGGTTTGTGAGAACAACATGCCGAGTTTCGATCCCAGGTGGTTCTTTAGGAAACGAATTAAAAGCACCTCCAAGGTTTCTTAGGGATAAAAAGATAGTTCCTGATGCTGATCCTCCTCATAAAGAAGATATCCATAAGCTCTATCAACTTTTTGAGCAAAG TAAAAGACTCACCATCTTGACTGGAGCTGGGATTAGCACTGAATGTGGCATCCCTGATTACAGGAG TCCCAATGGAGCATATAGTTCTGGTTTCAAACCAATTACCCATCAG GAATTCACTAGATCAAGCAGATCTCGTAGGCGGTATTGGGCAAGGAGTTACGCTGGGTGGAGACGGTTCGCTGCAGCACAGCCAGGTCCAGCTCATACTGCTTTAGCATCACTTGAGAGAGCTGGACGAATTGATTGTATCATAACGCAAAACGTTGACAG GTTGCATCATCGTGCTGGGAGTGATCCGCTTGAGTTACACGGCACAGTATATACTGTTATGTGCTTAGATTGTGGCTTCTCTTTTCCTCGAGACTTGTTTCAGGATCAGCTTAAAGCTCTCAATCCTAAG TGGGCAGAGGCATTAGAAAGTATTGATCATGGAGAACCAGGATCAGAGAAGACCTTTGGCATGAAACAAAGGCCTGATGGTGATATTGAGATCGATGAGAAGTTTTGGGAAGATGGTTTTCATATACCAGTTTGCGAGAAGTGCCAAGGAGTACTAAAACCTGAT gtaATCTTCTTTGGAGACAACATCCCAAAGGAAAGAGCTACTCAAGCAATGGAAGCTGCGAAACAAAGTGATGCATTTCTAGTGTTGGGTTCGTCTTTGATGACAATGTCTGCTTTTCGTCTTGTCAG AGCGGCTCATGAAGCTGGTGCAATGACTGCAATTGTTAATATAGGTGTTACCAGAGCTGATGATATTGTTCCTTTGAAAATCAGTGCAAGGGTTGGTGAG ATATTACCCAGAGTTCTTGATGTGGGATCACTCGGTGTCCCAGCTGTATAG
- the LOC106380550 gene encoding NAD-dependent protein deacylase SRT2 isoform X3, which translates to MFTMCQPLRSRGNLVMLFKGCRRFVRTTCRVSIPGGSLGNELKAPPRFLRDKKIVPDADPPHKEDIHKLYQLFEQSKRLTILTGAGISTECGIPDYRSPNGAYSSGFKPITHQEFTRSSRSRRRYWARSYAGWRRFAAAQPGPAHTALASLERAGRIDCIITQNVDRLHHRAGSDPLELHGTVYTVMCLDCGFSFPRDLFQDQLKALNPKWAEALESIDHGEPGSEKTFGMKQRPDGDIEIDEKFWEDGFHIPVCEKCQGVLKPDVIFFGDNIPKERATQAMEAAKQSDAFLVLGSSLMTMSAFRLVR; encoded by the exons ATGTTCACCATGTGTCAACCACTTCGGTCTAGAGGAAACTTAGTGATGCTGTTTAAAGGATGTAGACGGTTTGTGAGAACAACATGCCGAGTTTCGATCCCAGGTGGTTCTTTAGGAAACGAATTAAAAGCACCTCCAAGGTTTCTTAGGGATAAAAAGATAGTTCCTGATGCTGATCCTCCTCATAAAGAAGATATCCATAAGCTCTATCAACTTTTTGAGCAAAG TAAAAGACTCACCATCTTGACTGGAGCTGGGATTAGCACTGAATGTGGCATCCCTGATTACAGGAG TCCCAATGGAGCATATAGTTCTGGTTTCAAACCAATTACCCATCAG GAATTCACTAGATCAAGCAGATCTCGTAGGCGGTATTGGGCAAGGAGTTACGCTGGGTGGAGACGGTTCGCTGCAGCACAGCCAGGTCCAGCTCATACTGCTTTAGCATCACTTGAGAGAGCTGGACGAATTGATTGTATCATAACGCAAAACGTTGACAG GTTGCATCATCGTGCTGGGAGTGATCCGCTTGAGTTACACGGCACAGTATATACTGTTATGTGCTTAGATTGTGGCTTCTCTTTTCCTCGAGACTTGTTTCAGGATCAGCTTAAAGCTCTCAATCCTAAG TGGGCAGAGGCATTAGAAAGTATTGATCATGGAGAACCAGGATCAGAGAAGACCTTTGGCATGAAACAAAGGCCTGATGGTGATATTGAGATCGATGAGAAGTTTTGGGAAGATGGTTTTCATATACCAGTTTGCGAGAAGTGCCAAGGAGTACTAAAACCTGAT gtaATCTTCTTTGGAGACAACATCCCAAAGGAAAGAGCTACTCAAGCAATGGAAGCTGCGAAACAAAGTGATGCATTTCTAGTGTTGGGTTCGTCTTTGATGACAATGTCTGCTTTTCGTCTTGTCAGGTAA
- the LOC106380550 gene encoding NAD-dependent protein deacylase SRT2 isoform X2, whose translation MFTMCQPLRSRGNLVMLFKGCRRFVRTTCRVSIPGGSLGNELKAPPRFLRDKKIVPDADPPHKEDIHKLYQLFEQSKRLTILTGAGISTECGIPDYRSPNGAYSSGFKPITHQEFTRSSRSRRRYWARSYAGWRRFAAAQPGPAHTALASLERAGRIDCIITQNVDRLHHRAGSDPLELHGTVYTVMCLDCGFSFPRDLFQDQLKALNPKWAEALESIDHGEPGSEKTFGMKQRPDGDIEIDEKFWEDGFHIPVCEKCQGVLKPDVIFFGDNIPKERATQAMEAAKQSDAFLVLGSSLMTMSAFRLVRAAHEAGAMTAIVNIGVTRADDIVPLKISARVGEILPRVLDVGSLGVPAV comes from the exons ATGTTCACCATGTGTCAACCACTTCGGTCTAGAGGAAACTTAGTGATGCTGTTTAAAGGATGTAGACGGTTTGTGAGAACAACATGCCGAGTTTCGATCCCAGGTGGTTCTTTAGGAAACGAATTAAAAGCACCTCCAAGGTTTCTTAGGGATAAAAAGATAGTTCCTGATGCTGATCCTCCTCATAAAGAAGATATCCATAAGCTCTATCAACTTTTTGAGCAAAG TAAAAGACTCACCATCTTGACTGGAGCTGGGATTAGCACTGAATGTGGCATCCCTGATTACAGGAG TCCCAATGGAGCATATAGTTCTGGTTTCAAACCAATTACCCATCAG GAATTCACTAGATCAAGCAGATCTCGTAGGCGGTATTGGGCAAGGAGTTACGCTGGGTGGAGACGGTTCGCTGCAGCACAGCCAGGTCCAGCTCATACTGCTTTAGCATCACTTGAGAGAGCTGGACGAATTGATTGTATCATAACGCAAAACGTTGACAG GTTGCATCATCGTGCTGGGAGTGATCCGCTTGAGTTACACGGCACAGTATATACTGTTATGTGCTTAGATTGTGGCTTCTCTTTTCCTCGAGACTTGTTTCAGGATCAGCTTAAAGCTCTCAATCCTAAG TGGGCAGAGGCATTAGAAAGTATTGATCATGGAGAACCAGGATCAGAGAAGACCTTTGGCATGAAACAAAGGCCTGATGGTGATATTGAGATCGATGAGAAGTTTTGGGAAGATGGTTTTCATATACCAGTTTGCGAGAAGTGCCAAGGAGTACTAAAACCTGAT gtaATCTTCTTTGGAGACAACATCCCAAAGGAAAGAGCTACTCAAGCAATGGAAGCTGCGAAACAAAGTGATGCATTTCTAGTGTTGGGTTCGTCTTTGATGACAATGTCTGCTTTTCGTCTTGTCAG AGCGGCTCATGAAGCTGGTGCAATGACTGCAATTGTTAATATAGGTGTTACCAGAGCTGATGATATTGTTCCTTTGAAAATCAGTGCAAGGGTTGGTGAG ATATTACCCAGAGTTCTTGATGTGGGATCACTCGGTGTCCCAGCTGTATAG
- the LOC106380556 gene encoding RNA polymerase II transcriptional coactivator KIWI-like: MSWRGKRKDDGVRASDDDSEPHAPAKKVAKPAEDSDESDDIVVCNISKNRRVSVRNWNGKIWIDIREFYVKDGKTLPGKKGISLSVDQWNTLRNHAGDIDKALSDLS, from the exons ATGTCGTGGAGAGGAAAACGAAAAGACGATGGTGTACGAGCATCAGATGACGATTCTGAACCTCACGCGCCGGCTAAAAAAGTTGCAAAGCCAGCCGAGGACTCCGACGAGTCTGACGACATCGTCGTCTGCAAT ATATCTAAGAATAGGAGAGTCTCTGTGAGGAACTGGAACGGCAAGATTTGGATTGACATTCGTGAGTTCTATGTCAAGGACGGCAAAACTCTCCCCGGCAAGAAAG GTATCTCTCTAAGCGTTGACCAG TGGAACACTCTTCGGAACCACGCAGGGGATATCGACAAGGCGCTCTCTGATCTTTCTTAA
- the LOC106380554 gene encoding uncharacterized protein LOC106380554 — translation MASATTEQSGLENQESQPPNQVAPGFVGAIEEQYKKLRDHAEAYPYVWGSYTVVYGGLFLWTAYRWRKLRRTEDRVRGLQTKLRKLVQDEQAALTASKPQKSLDKSSSVSDKTPVP, via the coding sequence ATGGCATCGGCGACTACGGAGCAGAGCGGATTAGAAAACCAGGAGAGCCAACCACCAAACCAAGTGGCTCCTGGTTTTGTAGGAGCTATTGAAGAACAATACAAGAAACTGAGAGATCACGCCGAAGCTTATCCATACGTTTGGGGTTCTTATACCGTTGTCTACGGCGGTCTTTTCCTTTGGACTGCTTACAGATGGAGGAAGCTGAGGAGAACCGAGGATCGAGTTCGTGGCCTCCAGACCAAACTTAGAAAACTCGTCCAAGACGAACAAGCAGCTCTAACAGCTTCTAAACCTCAGAAATCACTGGACAAGTCTTCTTCAGTTTCTGACAAGACACCAGTGCCTTGA
- the LOC106392353 gene encoding non-specific lipid transfer protein GPI-anchored 29-like, protein MAVFSAALPLLLLFLSVSSPSVNGNTAQSVECSAVIMTMTKCLPFVTIGSHVEKPETACCSVIKTVLDTKAECLCEGLKSSAAAGINLNLTKAGTLPDACQLKAPPMPACALFAKPPASAPAPVPAARPLNGSGPGSNSAPAPSPSHCNHGSSISVLSLAISGALVIMFTRI, encoded by the exons ATGGCCGTCTTCTCCGCCGCGcttcctctcctcctcctcttcctctctgTTTCCTCTCCTTCTGTTAACGGAAACACTGCACAGTCCGTCGAATGCTCCGCCGTGATAATGACCATGACGAAGTGTTTGCCTTTCGTGACGATCGGTAGTCACGTGGAGAAACCCGAGACCGCGTGTTGCTCTGTTATCAAAACCGTGCTCGACACGAAAGCTGAATGTCTGTGCGAAGGGTTGAAGAGCAGTGCCGCCGCGGGAATCAATCTGAACCTCACTAAAGCCGGTACTCTTCCCGATGCTTGCCAACTCAAAGCTCCTCCCATGCCTGCTTGTGCAT TGTTTGCTAAACCCCCTGCTAGTGCGCCGG ctCCAGTTCCGGCTGCTAGACCACTAAATGGATCGGGACCAGGTTCAAATTCTGCTCCAGCTCCAAGCCCTTCTCATTGTAACCATGGATCTTCAATCTCTGTCTTGTCACTTGCAATCAGCGGCGCATTGGTCATAATGTTCACCCGTATCTAA